The Arachis duranensis cultivar V14167 chromosome 2, aradu.V14167.gnm2.J7QH, whole genome shotgun sequence genome has a window encoding:
- the LOC107474558 gene encoding uncharacterized protein LOC107474558 yields the protein MARMSLDHAAGGSIHMRKTIEEAQELIESNPSKQDSPLTQQLHDLAQQILELQESLRETQDSNRNIEAQLSQTRQQLSKQIKDEYQAIQLRSGKSLNTQPQYNKKENPIEENQPSSTKIDDYMAKMSFPQKLCQEEKDKQFARFAEYLRTLEVKIPFAEALKQIPSYAKFMKDILSDACRRTALCDLGASINLIPSSLIEKLCLTEKVKPTCICLQLTDGSIKIPSGVIEDMIVKVGPFVFPTNFVVLDMKVHKSASLILGRPFLVTGQTLNDVEREKVTLRVNEEKFVLNAIKAMQHLDIPEECMSIDLINSLVEEVNMAGSLKEGLNEILDDTQHDSEELLESSEEKDKPPKLELKPLPSSLKYAFLGDRDNYPVIISSALEP from the exons ATGGCTAGAATGTCTTTGGACCACGCTGCTGGTGGATccatacacatgagaaagaccattgaagaagctcaagagcttattgaatCTAACCCTTCAAAGCAAGATAGCCCACTGACTCAGCAACTACACGACCTTGCCCAGCAGATACTGGAACTGCAAGAGTCATTGCGAGAAACTCAGGATTCTAACAGAAATATAGAAGCCCAGTTGAGTCAGACAAGGCAGCAGTTATCTAAGCAGATAAAAGATGAATACCAGGCTATCcaactaagaagtgggaaaTCCTTGAACACCCAACCTCAGTACAATAAGAAAGAAAATCCCATAGAGGAGAACCAG CCTTCATCAACCAAGATTGATGATTACATGGCTAAGATGTCATTTCCTCAAAAACTCTGTCAAGAGGAAAAGGATAAACagtttgcccgctttgcagaatATCTCAGAACTTTAGAGGTCAAGATTCCTTTTGCAGAGGCTCTTAAACAGATACCTTCTTATGCAAAGTTCATGAAGGacatcttaa GTGATGCTTGTAGAaggacagccctatgtgaccttggagcaagcatcaacctaatacctTCTTCATTAATAGAGAAGCTTTGTTTGACTGAGAAAGTCAAACCAACCTGCATATGCCTTCAACTTACTGATGGTTCCATTAAAATTCCATCAGGggtaattgaagacatgattgtcaaggttggaccCTTTGTCTTTCCCACCAACTTTGTGGTATTGGACATGAAAGTGCACAAGAGTGCATCCcttatcctaggaagacctttcctagttACAGGACAGACCCTCAATGATGTTGAAAGAGAGAAAGTAACCTTAAGAGTCAATGAGGAAAAGTTTGTACTGAATGctatcaaagctatgcagcatctagACATTCCTGAGGAATGCATGAGCATTGACCTCATTAATTccctggtggaagaggtcaacaTGGCCGGGAGCCTAAAGGAAGGGCTAAATGAGATCCTTGATGATACTCAGCATGATTCAGAGGAACTTCTGGAGAGCTCTGAAGAAAAGGATAAGCCTCCAAAGCTTGAGCTTAAGCCATTACCatcatccctgaaatatgcatttttgggagatAGAGACAACTATCctgtgattataagctctgctttagagccaTAG